atatcgcgatactgcagtagttggtaaaaatcatctctaataactcacttTATattgaacacatattttttaaaatatatccccatttattttttagcttgaacaaaatcctaataaacaacttgtgtcttattttgtgcaacaaataatagacactttgtgcaacattgctgaaatcagtaatactgtctttgacgagcattgacgccaactgaattggaattatctgtcaaattcagtgttaacaatagtaaacatgaacaacaGTGACACAACtgagtgcagaattgttgtaagcaacagaacaaaaatgaaataattcaagtagctgtcaGGCACCTCGGTGCAACACCCGCCCCTATCTACTGAATATAATGTTTCACAGCCTCTTCAagcgaaaataaaagatcaatacttggtgagaacccatcaagaatcagtcacaggactaaatatcaccATATATCGcagtatcgatattttggcacaccccgaCTATAGAATGAAGCCGAGTTCATTTTTAGATCAGATGTAAAGAATAATAATGGACAGAAATCACATTTACCTCACGACAATATTACTAAAATGGCCAGTAATACTCTGTGGAATAGTATTTTGTAAAGATTTGTGTGAGTGTTGAGGGTCGTTACGTTGCTGTATTTACAGCAGAGCATTTGTTTGTAGCCTTTAGCTTCAGGGATCATCACATATCTTTAACAGTATTAAACATGAACACCCTACTGCCTCATGGTAGGGAGACACGTGATCCAATATTTTCATCATTGCACAGCATATCTTAGATTGGAACATTTTTGCGAGAGTGTTGGTCAAAAAGACGCTCCAGCACGAGGCGAACAAGTGAACAAGAACGGGGTGGTGCTGTTTCTGACCCGTCCAACGGGAAACTGATGCTTGAAAAATGTTCTTAGGTAGTTAAGTAAATCCACCGAGAGGGGTACAAAAGGTGGGCTTTTGGGTACATGTTTAGCTAAGCTAGTTTGGGGTCAGAATGACTCTTTCAGTATCATGGACAATGAAAGAACGAGCGCTTTGATTGGATACCATTACATTTGACTCTGTCCTAACCAATCAGAATGGCTTCTCTCATTGTTAACCCATCTAGCTTCTCCCAACAGGAAGTCACTACAGCGGCAGACTGGTTTAAACATGAACTAACTCATCATGGTTACACTCTGGTTTAACAACCAGTAATAGTAACTATGTTATCACAAAGTAATTAGTTAAATTGTTCTGttactgaaaaaagaaatggtACTAGCTACTACTCACATACAATGGCATTACTTATCACTCCCTTGTAACAGTGTAACtaatgtgtgaatgctgtggagCGTTCACACAACACTGATCCATTTTTCCTCTGTATGTTTTTGTCTGTCCGAACCTCTACAGCCCCCTCACCTATTCAGCTCATTCaactatcaaaatattcagctcttttaggaGATGGGTGCTTGACAGTTTCAACTTTATaactctttaactttttaaactattcaacCAACTACCACTTTTGTAACTCTGTTGAAAATGGCTTCAAAAgcccttttttttagctaaaaactttaaactcgTCAAAACAATAACTCAAGTAGACTTTCAGATACAGAAAccattcaaattataaactattCAGCAGACTTTGGGCTCTTGAActtctatttttagttttgaaactcCTTATGGTGTTTAACATTTTGCAGTTTAAAGTTGACATGTCATCTTTGAAATCCAAATTGAACCAGTCACTAGAGAAGAGCAGAGTTTGTTAGAGTGACAGGAATAAAACACTTCAAGTGGATTCGATTTGCTCAAACTCTGCCATTGTTTTCCTCACagaaaaggtttttacatcaaaaCGTAAGCATTTTTCCTGGCTTTCAGACAATACAACTTTGAAAATCCAGAGCCATGTAGTTTTCTTACAGCTGCCCCAAATATCAGCAAAACCAGACAATTTCTCCTTATAGACCCAATGCATTTTTGGCAGAGGAAATCTTTTtgagtttgtctgtttttaacttgtggGTACTTCTGCATACCTGGGCACAAACACATGAAAATCACACTAGTTGTAGTCCAACCTCTCTGGATTCTGACAATGTTTTCACCTGTACTCTAAGGAAAACAGTTCAAAAGATTCAAGCTGTTGTTTGGGTCAAGTGCAGGGCTCTATTTTCCAATAGTAAAGAAGGACGCAGCCGTAGTTTGTGGAAGGTTTCCCCACTGTGAGCTGTAATTATACGGCTTATTTTAAACTGGTTCGGAttcagataatattttagctgctaacATCAAAGCTGTTtgggctgttttttgttttgtttttttttagctatttttgagtttctgttgttataatggcattcttctagctttatggactattttggagttttgcaagTATTTCAggtacatactagctattttagctaatttgggcttttgtcagttttttttgcctattttggagtttagctaatatttcagctacatgctagctggtttgctGAATTCGAAATTtgaccagttttttaggctgattttgcatttcgctaatatttcagcttactatcagcttcagtgttttcagctgttagcttcacttttttcagttatcattttcagcatcttcagctatcagcactagcatattcagTGAAcacattcagctaacagcattcacgttagcattatcgcaggtaatgctatctaGTTTGTAACTGTGCTACTTGTTACTTATTACAGTGGTTTGTTACTCACTTGTGCGTTTGTTACTAGTAATGCTGGTTATTAATAGTTACTGTTAgtgctaattgttttttattagtgtAACTTTTTGATTTGTAGCAACATTATTTGTAAATCATAACAGTGTTACTTGTTACCTTCTAGTTACATGTAATTCTTCTTATGGAAACACTAACCTGTTAAGCGTATAGACAACATCTTCAGAAACCAAACTTTAACCCTAAacttgtcttttatgttttcaaagCTTAAATTGTTTACTGATCTGGATCATGAAACTCACTTGAATACTTTCTGAAattgaaggaggaggagaactaTCATTCGCATTGAAAGACATCTTTGTTGCCATAGTAACAGGTCTGTCTGACCTCCAGGTTTCACCTACAAAACCAGAATCCTGCAGTGTGAGAATGTGGCCATCTTCAACGAGGTTAGTAACACCCACACACCCTTCCAGAGCTTCTCCattttgctgtgtgtgtgtccttgtgtctgtgtgtgtagaGACACTACCTGAAATACTTTCATGGGTCTGATAAGAGCGTTTCCCTCCTACAGAGCACACATGagcacacacacccacacactctGTTCCAGCTTCTGGAGAGCAGAGGTGAAGTTTCTTGTTTACCGTCCCAGGTTTGTTCTCAGGTGTTGAACAGGTTAAACCATCAGGCTGCTCAGGTTAACAAACAGGTGTCTCACTGCGAGGAAGTGAGACAGGAGTAGCTGTGAAGTCTTTCTTGACCTGCATGTCCTCTAGAGGAGCGCAGACGGGTTCGACAGTGTCGCTGCCTCTGGGTCAAATGGATCTTCTGATAGAAATCCAGAGAGAGCCAAAAAGAATCTGTCACTGAAGTAGGAGGAGACCCACGTCCATGTTACATTCAGTGTTGTCCAGTGATGTGTGTATACGGGAGGAGAAGCTCTGGAGCCTTTCTGGTTACAAAACGTCCAGAAACGTCTAGTCTGCAGAAAGACTTTCTATTTCTCCAGAACATGAGCTGCAGTGTTTGAAACCCATCAGGAGTTTACGGTTTTCCAAATGTGACACAGAGAACATATATCAGGAATGCTGAAGTGTGTTTGTCTGCTGCTGAGTCAGCCAGGTGTTTGTTCTTCAGGTGTAACCAGGTGCGTGTGTGCAGGTTCTCCTCTGagacaaacacattaaaagttctgaaaaacCCTCGAGCACAAAAACACGTACTtccttctttctgttttttcaaggtaaaattagttttagttgCTCTTTATTTcagtagataaataaataaatgttgctttGTAATGAAACAGTGACCGTACAGTGtgctagaatgttctaataatgattattctgatgtggaaaaacaacaactttatcaaactaaaatgtgaattaatttgacattcattcttgtttgtttgtacacacatttattatcttgaagaaatacaagaatctggaaaacttcagtgttcagtagcaggtatttctctctgagtcacactggtggaagtttgggatgaagatgtcctggatcaatcTTAGGTCAGGGAATGGGATCCAATCAGATCGATCAGAATGAACCGACTATGAATTAATCCAGGAACATGCAGATTTCATaagttgtttctgatttgtAAATTGATGAATCGGGgaaccaaaacttaaaaaagtgatGCATGCATCCATAAATGAGGAGTTGTGCAAATGCAGGCCCTTGGAGGGCAGCCCCAACCCGCTCCTGGGTGGAGGGATCACTGCCCCCCGCCCTCGCCAGAGGCAGATGTGACCCCCGCCTGAAGGTACCAGCCCTCCAATCCCATAAAGAAGCAAGTTGGAACAGATAAGAGAAAAAGATGGGAACATTTTGCTGGACTCATAGATGTTGGAATGAGTAATAAATGCAAtttgtttggttggttggttcGTCTTTTGATTGTTCATTGGTTGTTTGTTCACTGgttgattgtttgtttgttcattgctcatttatttgtttgacaTTCATGTGTTTGTTGGGTTGGTTCGTTCATCTGGTTGGGTCTTTCAtcttttgttggtttgtttgttgatCGTTTGTTTGCTGGCTGATGTAAACGCGAGTCTCTGGTGAACTTTCAGCATCACACTTTGGCGTTCCTGTTTCCCACAGGATTTCCGCTGGCCGCACTACGGCAAAGACATCACGGAGGAGGTTCTACACGTCAGCGTTTACAACTGCAGCCGGATCTTTACGGACAGGTGACTGACAACCTCACATGACATACGATGACACAATAggactcacacaaacacatacaatgacacaaacacacaaaaggacacacacatacagacaccccgacacaaacacacgcatttacacaaacacacataatgACACACACAAGTGTgtgcggccgtggtgcagcggtagagtGGTCGACCACTGATCGGAGGATTGTTGGTTCGATTCTCGCCTCCCCGCTGGGACACAAAGTACACAAATGGACCCAATGAAACAAACACACGCAatgatacaaacacacacaaagacacaaacgcatgcaatgacaaaaacacacataatgacacacacacaaggatacaaacacacaaaaaactgtgAGCTCATTCAAAACTGCCACCAGacctttgaatatttttttatagtacCTGTCcaccgtttttttttctttgtttcttttctcaattttttttctacttgttGCTTCTATGTTTATGAATGTATGTTAGTGTTTCCTCTGTTTACAGCCCCATCTTTGTTGTTTCTGTATCTGCTGTTGTCTGTGATGTTACTTGTCTCTTTACTTAGTCAAACTGTTCTATAGGGACTCAAGATGGAAACTAGCCTCAAAGGCTATAatcttatttgcatttttaaatgttataataaaatatgatgtaactgtcttaaataaacaaacaaacacttaaTGACACAATCCTGCAAACATACACACAAGTGTTTGATCAAAAATCAGCAAATTGTAATTTCTCTGATTTGTTAacaatgtgtgtgtgcgtgtgtgtgtgtgtgtgtgtgtgtgtgtgcaggctGCTGGGTCAGATGGTCATCAGTCTACAGTATGTACTTACATCTGGCAGCTTGTTGCTACGGGAACCGCTCACTGACATCAACCACAGCCCAACAGATGTAAGGAGACGGTGCTGTGGTAGTAGAGGTTTATGTGCTGCAGTCACCATGGTaactagatgttttttttcagatctaTGTGGAGCTGGACATACGATTCCAGCCAGTGGAGGGAGCACCAGGACGCTGGAAGGACCTTGACTTTGTGACGGATGAAGACAATCAGTACGACTATGTTTACCAGAACCAGTCTTTATCCATCAGACcaaattttaatctgaaaagaAAGTAACCAGTGAGCATGGGATTATGGCAGATTTGTCCCAAGCTGCGTGATGATCTGGTGCTGTTGGAGGAGCTGCTGTAAATGATTGTCTTGTTGATGTTTGGAGATCGTCACAGATGTTTGTTGGACGTCAGCTGTTAGAATAAagttatgtaaataataataatgtattcATGTCAAAAAGTAAATATGCTACATTAGTCCAATTTCCGTGACTGTCTTAGTTAACtacatttcccacaatgcaccagATGAGCTCCCATAATGCCCCACTCCATGATGAAGATTCTTAATTCTTAATCAGCAGAGCAGATCAGATGGACGTGTGCTGGTTCCCATCCATGTTTCAAGGTTCTGATGATGCTAAGGACGAGGACATCTTTGTTGCCATAGTAACAAGGACACTTTGAACAGTTAGAAAGAGGCACTCGTGAAGTTCTGAGATTCCTTTTCCTTCATCCTCAGATCTGCTCTGGTCATCAGGAATGAGGGAGTTGATGACACTGACAGGTGAGAACTTCCACTGATCACCAAACGGTAACATTTCTGTCACCTgctgatgtcacttcctgtgagTTCATGTCGCCTGTACTCTTCCATTTCCTTCCTCCGAGTGAGTTTAAATCTTCACGTTAGTTTTGATTACTGGAGAACTCAACTTCTGAAGATCTTTGAAAACATCATTTGATCCTAAAGACGATTGAATCCTCTCTGACTGACAAGGAGCCTCATGTGGTCTCAGATGACCCGAATGAGAACCAAACATCAGCTCTGACACTGAAGCTGTTATTGAGGCGTTTGGAAAGACGATGGCGCTGTTGTGTCACCTTTATTTAAACCCTCCTGACACTGAACACTCTTCTTCTGGGTCTCTGAAGAACAGAGGAGCCACAGCAGGGCTCTAGACTAACTTTTGTACTGGTGACACCGGTGCGTCTAACTTTTTCTTAGGTGCACCAGCACAAAGGTTTGGTGCACCGACCTTCTCGACCACATTACATTTAACAGCACTTTTACATGgtccttttcctttttatttgctgtcaaTATCTGCATTaagacttgaaaatgattaacTTACAAACTGGTAAACATAAAGCCCTTTATTTGAAACAGTTCAACAATAATGACAAACTACTAAATttatatagtatataaaaattaataaaaatgtgcagtttgaaAAGCTTACATTTGTGACAGAAAGTGAAATGGGTGGAAGTctccatgctccgccccattcaAATGCACCCACTCAcagagaaatagatccatgaatgtctttgttttcctcgtctgagctggaatctggatcagaactgttcgTCTGTGTAGCTAAGATATCGCTCTCTATCTTTGTTGCatgttaatgttagcttggggttgtgaggggctgtaagctagtgggagagcaagtaaaaaaagatttcatgaGATATCAGCGTGAGGGTTACTTCACAcaaacagtcctgcccacaactcagaggtgaatttctaatgaact
This Oryzias melastigma strain HK-1 linkage group LG2, ASM292280v2, whole genome shotgun sequence DNA region includes the following protein-coding sequences:
- the LOC118599651 gene encoding fer-1-like protein 4 (The sequence of the model RefSeq protein was modified relative to this genomic sequence to represent the inferred CDS: added 142 bases not found in genome assembly), translated to MSINVTLKRILNLPGRHDRKVELCFRGFTYKTRILQCENVAIFNEDFRWPHYGKDITEEVLHVSVYNCSRIFTDRLLGQMVISLQYVLTSGSLLLREPLTDINHSPTDIYVELDIRFQPVEGAPGRWKDLDFVTDEDNQSALVIRNEGVDDTDRSPKSARPNLLERDARRLGRSLLRMGNEDEDEEDEDDEDLVDLEVSDV